A section of the Oncorhynchus nerka isolate Pitt River linkage group LG3, Oner_Uvic_2.0, whole genome shotgun sequence genome encodes:
- the LOC115110180 gene encoding ras-related protein M-Ras-like has translation MATSSAVPSDNLLTYKLVVVGDGGVGKSALTIQFFQKIFVSDYDPTIEDSYLKHTEIDGQWAILDVLDTAGQEEFSAMREQYMRTGDGFLIVFSVTDKASFEHVDRFHQLILRVKDREAFPMVLVANKVDLVHLRKITSDQGQEMAAKHNITYIETSAKDPPMNVDKAFHELVRVIRQQIPERSLKKKKKMKWRGERSTGSHKVHCVIL, from the exons ATGGCAACCAGCAGCGCGGTGCCTAGCGACAACCTCCTCACGTACaagctggtggtggtgggggatggTGGAGTGGGGAAGAGCGCGCTCACCATCCAGTTTTTTCAGAAGATCTTTGTGTCTGACTATGACCCCACCATCGAGGACTCctacctgaaacacacagagatagatggacagtggGCCATCCTGGACG TGCTGGATACAGCAGGCCAAGAGGAGTTCAGTGCTATGAGGGAGCAGTACATGAGGACAGGGGATGGCTTCCTCATCGTGTTCTCTGTGACAGACAAGGCCAGCTTTGAACATGTGGACCGCTTCCACCAGCTCATCCTCAGGGTCAAAGACAG GGAGGCCTTCCCCATGGTGCTGGTGGCCAATAAGGTGGACTTGGTTCACCTCCGCAAAATCACCAGCGACCAGGGGCAGGAAATGGCTGCCAAACACAAT ATCACGTACATTGAGACAAGTGCCAAGGATCCCCCTATGAATGTGGACAAGGCGTTTCATGAACTAGTCAGGGTTATAAG GCAGCAGATCCCAGAGAGGAgcctgaagaagaagaagaagatgaagtgGCGAGGAGAACGATCTACGGGTTCTCACAAAGTCCACTGTGTCATCTTGTGA